The nucleotide window GGGCACGCTCACGTCGATTGTGCAGACGACCTCGAAGATCTGAACGTTCACGGTCATCTGCACGAGTATTGAGAGGTCGCGACGAGCTGTGCAGGCAATCGTGAGAAACGACAGCGCTCGATGTCGCGTCTACGTGTATCGGTGAGCGACCCCTCATTGGACGCCCACGGTCGACCTCCTGAAGACATCTGAGGGAAATCCGAGAGCGACCGACCGGCCGGTCGGTTTGTCTATACGGTGTGCTCATGGATCGCAGAGCCCTCATCCTCGACGCCGCCCGACGACTGACGCTTGAACGCGGAGTCGTCCCGTCGTTGAACGAGACGGCGGCCACGGCCGGCGTCTCCAAGGGCGGCCTCGTGCATCACTTCCCGTCGCGCGCCGCGCTCGTGCGAGGCCTGGCTTTGGCAGCTCTCGAGGAGGTCGACGCGGCGATGGTCGCTGCGGCGGCCGAGCGGCGGGCAGCGGAGACGTGGCTGCGCATCTCGGTGCCCACCGGGGATGACATCGCGTTGTTCCGGGCGCTGGCGATCGCGCACCGCGCGGTCGAGA belongs to Rathayibacter caricis DSM 15933 and includes:
- a CDS encoding TetR/AcrR family transcriptional regulator, giving the protein MDRRALILDAARRLTLERGVVPSLNETAATAGVSKGGLVHHFPSRAALVRGLALAALEEVDAAMVAAAAERRAAETWLRISVPTGDDIALFRALAIAHRAVETPGDDVAAASREATSRWEALIQDETGDATRARVIRLVGDGLAANVLAGIEPAPTQAELDRFIDVIVHFPRRTPR